DNA from Rhipicephalus microplus isolate Deutch F79 chromosome 5, USDA_Rmic, whole genome shotgun sequence:
ACGTTTTGTGAGTGTAGGAAGAATGGATGCAATAACATCCTAATATTTGGCGAGCTTTGATGAGTGTCTTTTGTAACCTCTAAATTATGTCATTACATGAAGGTGCTTCTCCTCACGACACCTTCACTCTTATATTGCGTACTACAGCAATTTTCAATGGAATGACAGCGGTGGCCCTTCGAGGCTCTGAAAGTGGTGAAGTTACCACGCATATCCTTGCCTGTACCTATGTCTGCCATATACTCTTATCCACATATTTATATTGTGTATCAGAGGAGGACCATACGAATATAGCGCTGTTTTGTGATTCCATGACAAGTGGGCCATTGTCAAAGGCCACACTAACAGTGCTACAAACTTGGTAAGCGTGAATATATTAGTGCGAAATTATTATTAGCTTAATTAACAACAAACTGTGTAACTAAAAACATACTCCAAGCTTTGAGGGTCCTACTTGTTGTTTTGAGCGTTGGCACTTACCTACATCTATTGCAACGGCAGCTTTCATGTCGGAGGAAACAACGAGGATGCCAGAGCTTTTGCAGCGGCCATTGCAGCGGCGAGGCGCATCTTCGACGCCGGGCGAAACATGGGTTTCGACATTACCTTCCTGGACATCGGAGGCGGGTTTCCGAGAGAGCCGGGATGTCCACGGCTTTTCCTAGAGGCGAATTGTCGAACGCTTTTTTGACGAACGGTTGCTGTTTCCCCTCATGCTAAAGGGGCTTGTCCTTTTGAATCGAGAACCCAAACGTAATTCGGTGCTTGACAGAAAGCAGAGCACATAGAGCTGAGCAATCCCTTTTCTTTGCTCGTCAGGTGGGAGAAACTATGTTACTAATATGATCAAAGAATCTGGATAAATAATTTTTCATTCACAAACGAAGTGGATAAAGACTTTTTCATTGACAAACAAAAAGCTTTAGACGCGTTTCCGGGGCAACGATACAGTCTGATATGGCCAAATAAATGATGTGCTATAGGCACAAGCAACGCTTGTCCTTTAGCCTGGTAGATATTTGTAGATGAGCACTGTCGGAGCAAAAGCACTGCTCTGTGATACCACAAAAGCCTTCCATACCACAAAAGTCAAAGAGTAACAAGTAATCGGCACAGGTTCACCGCAACACTCTGAGCACTCGTTTAATTCATatcgtgtagttttttttttttcactagaaaCGCCCCTACAACACGTTTCTATGCTTTTGTGACCTCACAGCTTGCCAGGCTATCTTACGCCGTATTACTTGGCAAACGCAGCGTAATAGGACTGCTTTTATAGTTTATCATCTTGATGAGTGGTATTGCACACGTTGATACTATAATCCAATATATTGCACATgcgcactctttttttttggtaCGAAAAATAAATCATCCCGTGAATGCAGCTAGCTTAACATTACAAGAAGTGCACACCAAGACTCTTGAAAGTTATTCACTGCGCCGAAACTTATGTTTGTATTTGTCGTTCCAAATACTCACTGAATGAGCCCACTATTTCCTATAATCTGATGTTGAATTACAGCATAATTTGTTTGCTACGTTGAAAATTTTATGCGTTGGTTTTCATGAACAAATGAAATGGGATTATGATACGGAATTTTCATACAACAAACTTCACATGGTGCTAAGTGTGCTGATACAATGTCAGCGCGTAATACAAATTATCAATTCTTTAAGAGCTTTGATATTTATAGCGCTCTTTCCAACACGCCTGCGTTATTGCCACTTAATATGGGGAAATGCAAGAAAGCAATTCATAAGTACTTacgttacagaaaaaaaagatctACGTTCTGTTGCGAATCTTTCTTTTATTGCCAAAATATTAGAAATATTCCAAAAATTAAACTGATTAAGGTAGCCCTGCTCTACGAACACTCACTATTCGTGGTTATATACACAGTTTACCTATTCGAAAACCAAATTTTTGCGCACTCCTAAAACTACATTGAACATTTGAAGGTGTTCCGAGGCGGTGCACTAAATATctcaaaaaaaattttgaaaatgaTTGTAATTTCTACAGTAGTTCTATTTTGAATACATTTTGTTCAATAAGCCCGTTGTAACATTTGTTTTTGTTCAACGTTTTTTCCGTCAGGTTATAACATGTTGCATTGCTGCTTCGAGTTGTCTTGAAATTTATATTGCTCTTGTCGTCGTGATGACACAGTGAACCTGGGGATGTGGGCTTTGATCAAGCTACCTCATgcagccttgttttttttttttcattttcaaagcTCTCACTGCATAACTATACGAGGTATAAGAAAACAACTAAAATTATTATTGATCGAGTAATTGTAAAGCTCCTGACTCTCTCTTCTTCTGTTGTTCAGACAGCAGACATAGTCAACAAGTGTCTCGAGAAGCATTTTCCTGAAAGTTACAACGTTACCGTAATCAGCGAACCCGGTGGCTTTGTCGTTTCATCAGCCTTCTCCCTCTACACAAAGATCATCGGCAAGCGGATGAGCGGGAGAAGCGATGGTGAGCTGAGAAACGAGGAGAGAACCGTTGGTATAGATCACGGGTTTTTGAACTTTCTGGCCTTGGGGAACTGGGGAACCGAAAACGTTTTATTGGGCACAAGAACAAATAAagaatcacaacatatccacgtaGTGCAAGATGATGAGTGAGaagaagcgtccgtccgtccgttctttcATGCTtcccgtgcatgcgtccgtctgtacgaccgtccaagcgtccatccacccgtgcatttgtctgtgcgtccttccatgcgtctctccatgcgtccatccattttCCTTCCATCCGTGCGgatatccatgcatctgtttgtctgtccgtccgtccacctagtgaacactccaagtaccgccatttcgcatcttttcatcgcatATTCAGCATatgaaagtaccgccatcaagcggacacTCCGACGAATAAATGAGAGgtgcacacgcgcactttcttacggcctgcgcttcttgtctacttcccacctttcatcGCCTTTaattcatggctatatactagtttgCTATATTCATGGCACCGCAGCCAAACCCGCGCTAAACCttgttaaaaccaaggaggttatgcccagcgagtttaaTGTGGCAatcctttctggtcagatagggctcaaagtgcgtcctACTGATGCTAGTTTTTTTGttagcatcaaattcaaggcaaagttTATTGAAGAATAAGTcagcaatactcgtctctgtaactTAATTCcgcagaaacaactatctttttatgaTGATCAACGTGCGCTGGTTTCCTTCTCAATTGAAAAGGATGCGCGCGTGCCACTCTCTAGTTCGGCCGTCGAGtaggctacctactactactactactactactaatactactactactactactactactactactactactactactactactacatacattgcggaCGCCCGACCCACGGCATACGCAGCttcaacccctcccccccccaaaaaaaaaaatgacagcatatccaatAGACGCCCGACCCATGGCATAGGGAgctccgaccccccccccccccccccaaatgacAGCGTATCGAAGGGGTGAGTCACGCAGAATGTAGAGAAGCTGGGTCCGCATGCCGATGCGGCCTCCCGTTCTCATACGCCAGAATCTTGTCGGCACCGCAACTCATCTTCACAGCAcacttctgcctcgcgcgctcgcacatcggggttccgtcttccAGCGCGAGCCGCCGCCTCTTGCACGTATTATTcgtttaaagatgatagtcttggttggggaccttcgacggaaaagctttggtctgtctgtctgtctctctgtacatttgtctgtttttccactttaacggtaccctaaatggCAACAGACGATACCCTAGagctactgtatatgctacctttaggtagcactgttgcgccactgttttccgggctcCGCTGGCTCCGCATACAGGAGTTCAGtgcccctattcgccgagcgccatcacgtggtcataggtggctcatttccactgcggggaagccaatGCTGCGCAGATTCCGGGCGCATCAAGCGGAGTTGACAACAGCTGTTGTCATTCTCGCCgcgcttcttcggtaatgtaGCCATGCTCCTATTGGTCACGAGAAATGCAGCAGGaaatgcattctgtgttgaattgtactagACAGAGCCCATGCGATTAGACGCTggtgcagcgggtgttgctatagCAAGATTAGTGTTCAGTCAGAAGGAATAAACGCTTGATCATTACCGTTTGCAGGATTTTCTTTTAGGGGGTGCGAACCATTGTTGCATCGCGGTTTAAGGAGAACAAGAGCACTGGtctagcttgggtgagggcaagtaCTGTGGTGGTTTGAAGGGCGCAAGTGCCCTTTTTACCCCtctctgctgacgcccatgcGCTTGGCTTTTTTTAATATGTCCATGGCGCTgcaaaacttgctctatttgtatTAATCACAGATGCAGTAGTAAATACGTTACACAAGCATAGTTGTCCAGCGTGTGTTAGCTGCATACGTTCAAATTGGTCTGGCGAATAAAACGCTAAAAATAAACGGAAAATTTAAAGTACATAACTATTTGATTCGGCATAGTGTTGCTGCTACTTTGTGAATTGAACGCAGCTTTGAAACCTTAGGTGAAAAGAATGTTAGACACGACAACGTTGTAAACAACGATTTACATCAATTGTCGTTAGCTGCAATTGTAATACGAGCGTAACATGTGAGCCGCATCTAACGCGGGcctcgcacggccactctcgatcgTTATCCTGCATGCGCGATTCAGTTGAAGACTACAAAGCTTCAGCTGGTTAACTCAAACAGTTAACGAATGAGCTCAACGCAATGAAAATATTCCATCCCTAACTTCCTCGAGAGCGATCAAGAGTAAAAAATAATTTTATGCACATGATTGagaaaaaacagcgcaaaaaaagccgAAACTAATGTGTGGGCTACTATGAATATACATATTGTAACGGGCTAGTAAAAGGCAGaaaagagaaggagaggaaggcgaagagtCTTAGGAAGATCACAGTGCGCTGCCGTGACCGACCATCGCTAACCTCATGTAAATAAAGCCATTTCATCACTGCAGCTCGCTATAACAATGTGTATCACTGATTGAACgagctgacgcacgtttttttCAATATTACATACCTAAAACGTCAACTTTAAATCAAGGCTTCCAGGCGTGACCAGA
Protein-coding regions in this window:
- the LOC119173668 gene encoding ornithine decarboxylase-like — translated: MNKEPTFISSLAPKELAKNIIGNSANTADIVNKCLEKHFPESYNVTVISEPGGFVVSSAFSLYTKIIGKRMSGRSDGELRNEERTVGIDHGFLNFLALGNWGTENVLLGTRTNKESQHIHVVQDDE